A genomic region of Camelus ferus isolate YT-003-E chromosome 11, BCGSAC_Cfer_1.0, whole genome shotgun sequence contains the following coding sequences:
- the LOC116666865 gene encoding forkhead box protein C1-like → MEEDGGPLHQLKQAMSSILGTWLFQYPDDFHQPPEFPCLKTIVAYVELSMPGSDLEQQAHLLLAQLEQLELPEADSDATAPPPESSGETPLDRVPVPALLPATAPEPEQASGCWQLVRAAGGSAAQQLSRGGGCCGCSGCGRAVPLGGAAWAERRPRCIELSARGGGGGGGGGGGRGPRAGRRGAALQQPHGRGLLRPDVVVNESGHRLKGPLEMKTPNVSSGLLPGRKEQDLKAPPEVARKPSLTTMPQPVQSPPRIRSAQWPRQSGAVSGRNVRQLGADKDGLASGSMCTQCHNLGCGHPGRRTTSALRTE, encoded by the exons ATGGAAGAGGACGGGGGACCCCTGCACCAGCTGAAACA GGCCATGTCCTCCATCCTGGGCACCTGGCTGTTCCAGTACCCAGACGATTTCCACCAGCCTCCAGAATTCCCATGCCTTAAGACCATTGTCGCTTACGTAGAGCTCAGCATGCCTGGCTCCGACCTGGAGCAGcaggcccacctcctcctggcaCAGCTGGAGCAACTGGAGCTCCCAGAGGCAGACAGTGATG CTACAGCACCACCTCCTGAATCCTCTGGGGAAACCCCTCTGGATAGGGTGCCAGTTCCAGCTCTCCTGCCTGCAACAGCACCAGAGCCAGA GCAGGCGAGTGGCTGCTGGCAGTTGGTCCGAGCGGCGGGCGGTTCCGCCGCTCAGCAGCTCTCCCGAGGCGGCGGTTGCTGCGGCTGCAGCGGCTGCGGCCGCGCGGTCCCTCTGGGAGGCGCAGCGTGGGCCGAGCGGCGGCCGCGATGCATTGAGCTCAgcgcgcgcggcggcggcggcggcggcggcggcggcggcgggcgcgggcccCGAGCTGGTCGCCGTGGGGCCGCGCTCCAGCAACCTCATGGGCGAGGGCTCCTCCGGCCTGATGTA gTGGTCAATGAGTCTGGACACAGGCTAAAGGGCCCTCTGGAGATGAAGACTCCAAATGTGTCCTCAGGTCTCTTGCCTGGGCGTAAAGAACAGGACCTAAAGGCACCACCTGAGGTAGCAAG gaagccctccctaaCCACCATGCCACAACCTGTGCAATCACCACCAAGAATAAGATCAGCCCAGTGGCCACGGCAGAGTGGAGCAGTGTCAGGGAGGAATGTCAGGCAACTGGGTGCAGACAAAGATGGTCTAGCATCGGGATCCATGTGCACGCAGTGCCACAACCTAGGCTGCGGACACCCAGGAAGGAGGACAACATCTGCTCTCAGGACAGAGTGA
- the LOC116667324 gene encoding CMT1A duplicated region transcript 15 protein-like protein isoform X1 has protein sequence MFSSCFPVSRGFSARKPWTARFFGGCRRLWNPPPRRLWPILRRSPKDSTHGTGQDLVHGEPRATSLQEAQVPHDSSRAQDALRVSASEETPHPGSPGPHCCPASPLGCLLRELLAKGSDAPSPPSAVTTQALPWPDAKSVPTYESESQKETWTELQYM, from the exons ATGTTCTCCTCTTGTTTCCCGGTCTCCCGGGGCTTCTCCGCCAGGAAACCCTGGACTGCGAGGTTCTTCGGTGGCTGTAGGCGTCTGTGGAACCCTCCACCCAGACGCCTGTGGCCTATTTTGCGCAGGTCACCTAAG GACTCAACACACGGGACGGGACAGGACCTGGTCCATGGAGAACCCCGCGCCACCTCCCTGCAGGAGGCGCAGGTGCCCCACgacagcagcagagcccaggacgCGCTGAGGGTGAGTGCGAGCGAGGAGACTCCACACCCAGGAAGCCCCGGGCCCCACTGCTGCCCCGCTTCTCCCCTGGGCTGCCTCTTAAGAGAGCTGCTGGCAAAGGGATCTGATGCCCCGTCTCCCCCATCTGCCGTCAcaacccaggccctgccttggccAGACGCAAAGTCAGTGCCCACATATGAGTCCGAATCTCAGAAAGAGACTTGGACAGAACTTCAGTATATGTAG
- the LOC116667324 gene encoding uncharacterized protein LOC116667324 isoform X2 — protein MSASICPSVPGSLHIQLEKFSVPDCALFHLHLRTSLEVLARIIPTVQLGRHTGLDTHQDFPRMENRTQHTGRDRTWSMENPAPPPCRRRRCPTTAAEPRTR, from the exons ATGTCAGCCTCCATCTGCCCATCTGTCCCTGGGTCTCTGCATATCCAGCTGGAGAAGTTCAGCGTGCCAGACTGT GCCTTATTCCACTTGCACCTCAGGACGTCCCTAGAAGTACTTGCTAGAATCATTCCCACTGTGCAGCTGGGGAGACACACGGGCCTGGACACACACCAGGACTTCCCCAGGATGGAGAACAG GACTCAACACACGGGACGGGACAGGACCTGGTCCATGGAGAACCCCGCGCCACCTCCCTGCAGGAGGCGCAGGTGCCCCACgacagcagcagagcccaggacgCGCTGA